In Saprospiraceae bacterium, a genomic segment contains:
- a CDS encoding 30S ribosomal protein S18 — protein MMATQDEIKFLSNPNIGQKKSKYCRFKKFGLKHIDYKDDAFLIQFVNEQGKLLPRRLTGNSLKYQRRVSTAVKRARHLALLPFVTDLLK, from the coding sequence ATTATGGCAACGCAAGACGAAATAAAGTTCTTAAGCAATCCAAATATAGGTCAAAAGAAATCTAAATACTGCCGTTTCAAAAAATTCGGACTGAAGCACATCGATTATAAAGATGATGCCTTTTTAATCCAGTTCGTTAATGAACAAGGAAAGTTATTACCCAGACGACTCACAGGAAACTCTCTAAAATACCAGAGAAGGGTTTCAACCGCTGTGAAACGTGCAAGGCATCTCGCTCTTTTACCGTTTGTAACCGATTTGTTGAAATAA
- a CDS encoding SDR family oxidoreductase, translating into MLVIDLRPYHALVCGASKGIGKACAYALAEAGASITAVARTETELADLIGKLPSGPHQKHSFLVMDLNDIPALEKKLNALLLDHSFQILVNNTGGPPGGPAHTATVEAYLQAYQQHLICNHILVQKILPGMKSSSYGRIINIISTSVKQPLDNLGVSNTVRAAVANWAKTLANELASFNITVNNVLPGATQTDRLQSILETEANNKNTTTDNIAQKMLAAIPAGRFGQATEIAYAVAFLASPLASYITGINVPVDGGRTKCL; encoded by the coding sequence ATGTTAGTTATTGATTTAAGACCCTATCACGCATTGGTTTGTGGTGCCAGCAAAGGAATTGGAAAAGCTTGTGCATACGCCCTGGCCGAAGCAGGTGCTTCCATAACCGCAGTTGCCCGAACTGAAACAGAATTGGCAGATCTCATTGGAAAATTGCCATCAGGTCCGCATCAGAAACATAGTTTTCTTGTCATGGATTTAAATGATATTCCAGCATTAGAAAAAAAACTAAACGCACTATTGTTAGATCATTCCTTCCAAATTCTCGTCAACAATACTGGTGGCCCACCGGGCGGTCCGGCCCACACTGCAACTGTTGAAGCATACCTGCAAGCATATCAACAACATTTGATTTGCAACCATATTTTGGTCCAAAAAATTTTACCCGGTATGAAGTCTTCCTCTTATGGGAGGATCATTAATATTATTTCGACTTCTGTCAAACAACCTCTCGACAATCTTGGAGTTTCAAACACAGTTAGAGCGGCTGTTGCCAATTGGGCTAAAACACTTGCCAATGAATTAGCAAGCTTTAACATCACAGTCAATAATGTACTACCAGGCGCTACACAAACGGATCGCCTGCAATCTATTTTGGAAACTGAAGCTAATAATAAAAATACCACAACCGACAATATTGCTCAAAAAATGTTAGCTGCCATACCTGCCGGAAGATTCGGTCAGGCCACAGAAATAGCCTATGCCGTTGCCTTTTTGGCCAGCCCGCTGGCATCTTACATCACAGGAATTAATGTTCCAGTAGACGGTGGTCGTACCAAATGTTTGTAA
- a CDS encoding gliding motility-associated C-terminal domain-containing protein, whose product MRQIFWFLILNLFFHFENYSQNLIPNPGFEQCDLCDSRGFKELGIGFGANVPADWNSATYGSPDIYSNLPKTGKRHGGFFTGFRKHEYLVNHFTESLKMGATYRFSFWLMANPQNLNYIIDEIGVHIQKGKAVYPQSEPLRQIMPTFKSPDEDYIAGKIYRQFTFEYKACGGEDHFIVGRFQALEKMDTFFVGSKRPADPYLEAIYYLVDDFEMIEISAPVIADPLPSELELCKDSLKSLRIHDLYAGLPIKWSTGATGPEIQFKNEDLIWVEIILDDACKSILRDTIQIQYFKDVNMKILSADSICTGDTLELQAICNEKCFDFIWNNQQTDRIAKITAPGIYTVRAKTFCYDLMRSKEIFPSHRMVQTFVQFPNIITRSGLPENQNFKAFIKPQQQHRIYNLEWSIFNRWGEKIFSSEDQNAVWQPADTNPIDSYLYMYKINYQDCNAVTTKIFKGNFNLID is encoded by the coding sequence ATGCGTCAAATTTTTTGGTTCCTTATTTTAAATTTATTTTTTCATTTTGAAAATTACAGTCAAAATCTGATTCCCAATCCCGGTTTCGAGCAATGCGACTTATGCGATTCCCGGGGATTCAAAGAATTGGGAATTGGATTTGGTGCGAACGTGCCGGCTGATTGGAACTCGGCCACATACGGTTCGCCCGACATTTATTCGAACTTACCAAAAACCGGCAAACGACATGGTGGTTTTTTTACCGGGTTCAGAAAACACGAATATCTCGTCAATCATTTCACTGAATCTTTAAAAATGGGCGCAACTTATCGCTTCAGTTTTTGGCTTATGGCAAATCCTCAGAATTTGAATTATATCATAGACGAAATAGGTGTGCATATTCAAAAAGGGAAAGCCGTTTATCCGCAATCCGAACCTTTAAGGCAAATAATGCCCACTTTTAAAAGCCCTGATGAAGATTATATTGCCGGTAAAATTTATCGTCAATTTACTTTTGAGTACAAAGCATGTGGTGGCGAAGATCATTTCATTGTGGGTCGTTTTCAAGCCCTGGAAAAAATGGACACCTTTTTCGTTGGATCCAAAAGACCTGCTGATCCATATTTAGAAGCCATTTATTATCTCGTCGATGATTTTGAAATGATTGAAATCTCTGCTCCGGTTATTGCTGACCCGCTTCCATCCGAATTGGAACTATGTAAAGATTCTCTTAAATCACTGCGTATACACGATTTATATGCAGGTCTGCCCATAAAATGGAGCACAGGCGCAACTGGCCCCGAAATCCAGTTTAAAAATGAAGACCTCATTTGGGTAGAAATCATTTTAGATGATGCCTGTAAATCTATATTACGCGATACGATTCAGATTCAATATTTCAAAGATGTCAATATGAAAATCCTCAGTGCAGACAGTATTTGCACTGGCGATACCTTGGAATTGCAAGCAATTTGTAATGAAAAATGTTTTGATTTTATCTGGAATAATCAACAAACAGATCGCATTGCTAAAATAACAGCTCCAGGAATTTATACTGTTCGGGCAAAAACATTTTGTTATGATTTAATGCGTTCCAAGGAAATTTTTCCTTCTCATCGAATGGTACAAACTTTTGTCCAATTTCCAAATATCATAACGCGAAGTGGTTTACCTGAAAATCAAAATTTTAAAGCATTCATAAAACCTCAGCAACAACACAGAATTTACAATTTGGAATGGAGTATATTCAATCGCTGGGGAGAAAAAATATTTTCAAGCGAAGATCAAAATGCAGTTTGGCAACCTGCCGACACAAATCCAATTGATAGTTATTTATACATGTATAAAATAAATTATCAGGATTGTAATGCAGTCACCACAAAAATATTCAAAGGCAATTTTAATTTGATAGATTAA
- a CDS encoding 50S ribosomal protein L9, with the protein MQIILLKDMDNLGDKHDIVKVKPGYGRNFLIPIGAALLANDSNLRKLAEMKKQEDAKENKKVNDYKQMADQLANATIKIGAKVGSTDKIFGSVTSLQIAQAIKEQCNLEVERKKIHLDDEVKTTGSYTATIDFHKDVHCKVNFEVIAE; encoded by the coding sequence ATGCAAATCATTTTATTAAAAGATATGGACAATCTGGGAGACAAACACGATATCGTGAAAGTCAAACCAGGTTATGGAAGGAATTTTCTGATTCCCATTGGTGCAGCCCTTCTGGCGAATGACTCCAATTTGAGAAAATTGGCAGAAATGAAAAAACAGGAAGATGCTAAGGAAAATAAGAAAGTGAACGATTACAAGCAAATGGCAGATCAATTGGCCAATGCAACTATTAAAATTGGAGCCAAAGTCGGAAGTACGGATAAAATCTTTGGTAGTGTAACCAGTCTACAAATAGCTCAAGCTATTAAAGAACAATGCAATTTGGAGGTTGAACGCAAAAAAATTCATTTAGATGATGAAGTTAAAACCACCGGTAGTTATACCGCAACGATTGACTTTCACAAAGATGTTCACTGCAAAGTAAACTTTGAAGTCATCGCAGAATAG
- the rpsF gene encoding 30S ribosomal protein S6, which translates to MRHFEVTFIVDPVLSGDEVKSTAQTYRDMLVAEGASIIHVDEMGLRPLAYPINKRNTGVYFSIEFASETAGYLVKVELALKRDERIMRFLTVKLDKYGVKFNEDKRNGKIGKKVRKERLKTVPEGVDSPRLVVAPKVPDVVPVIVEEEE; encoded by the coding sequence ATGCGTCATTTTGAAGTAACCTTTATCGTAGATCCAGTACTGTCGGGCGATGAAGTAAAATCGACAGCTCAAACGTACAGGGATATGCTTGTGGCAGAAGGTGCAAGTATTATTCATGTCGATGAGATGGGTTTGAGGCCTTTGGCCTACCCCATTAATAAACGCAACACCGGGGTGTATTTCAGTATTGAATTTGCCTCCGAGACCGCCGGATACCTGGTAAAGGTAGAATTGGCTCTGAAACGCGATGAGCGCATTATGCGCTTTCTCACTGTAAAGCTTGACAAATATGGTGTCAAGTTTAATGAAGACAAAAGAAATGGAAAAATTGGCAAAAAAGTAAGAAAAGAAAGGCTTAAAACAGTTCCAGAGGGCGTTGACAGCCCACGCCTTGTCGTCGCGCCAAAAGTACCAGATGTCGTACCTGTCATCGTTGAAGAAGAAGAATAA